A window of Ictidomys tridecemlineatus isolate mIctTri1 chromosome 1, mIctTri1.hap1, whole genome shotgun sequence contains these coding sequences:
- the LOC144365168 gene encoding uncharacterized protein LOC144365168: MGAGPAVRCPTPRQPARRGKSLWAEEALSKQRNAARSPGDAGGEEGGGGAAKAAWLPASLPTSPGNYPHPQPRLQLGERGRRAVHGGCFHFTFVDPGGKRERPRSCTAPSPEPRVRSVPAAGLGTEPAECPKRSRALGTCPAAPRRASRANRGCLSLSLPRSLRARRPETGGAGELEMPVAAPPRSAPDPGFCRSGGASTGQWI; encoded by the coding sequence ATGGGGGCGGGGCCCGCGGTCCGATGCCCCACCCCCCGTCAGCCTGCCCGCCGGGGGAAAAGCCTCTGGGCGGAGGAGGCGctttcaaaacaaagaaatgcGGCACGGAGCCCGGGGGACGCGGGTGGAGAGGAAGGCGGAGGAGGCGCGGCCAAGGCAGCCTGGCTGCCCGCTTCCCTTCCAACCAGTCCGGGGaactacccccacccccagccgaGGCTGCAGCTCggggaaagggggaggagggCTGTGCACGGCGGTTGTTTCCACTTCACTTTTGTAGACCCGGGTGGGAAAAGAGAGCGCCCGCGTAGCTGCACCGCACCCAGCCCTGAGCCCCGCGTTCGCTCTGTCCCGGCGGCCGGTCTGGGAACCGAGCCGGCGGAGTGCCCGAAAAGGAGCAGAGCTCTTGGAACCTGCCCCGCAGCACCGCGACGCGCGTCCCGAGCTAACCGCGGCTGCCTCTCCCTTTCACTTCCTCGATCCCTTCGGGCTAGGAGGCCGGAGACGGGTGGAGCCGGGGAGCTTGAGATGCCCGTAGCCGCGCCGCCGAGATCCGCTCCAGACCCTGGGTTCTGCAGGTCGGGTGGAGCGTCCACCGGGCAGTGGATTTAG